DNA from Deltaproteobacteria bacterium:
GCGGAGTGGAGGACATCAACTTCATACTTGCCGAGGCGAATGTCCGCTACCGGATTCCGATACTTCTACAGGACCGCGTGCGGCTGCGGATGCATATCGCAGACTTGTCGCGGAGCTCCTTCCGGTTCCTGTGCGCGCTCTTCGACCCCCGGGACGGGCGCGTCTTCACCGAGGCGGAGACGGTCCAGGTCATGTACGACTACAAGACGGGGAAGCCCCGCCCCATCGATGCGTCGTTTCTGGAGAAGACGCGGGGGTACGTAGGCGGTTGATCCGAACCATGATCAGGTCGCGACGCCTTGTAGCCATACCCGTCTCCACCGTCTCGTTACGAACCTTGGTGAGAAATGCGGTCTCGTTACGGGAAGGCCGTGGAGTAGTCCGTGTTTTCCCGAAGAGCCTTTTCCTCAAGCCTTATACGTTGGCGCAGAACCGCAAGCGCAGGCAAGGCGAATACAGCCAGCGTGACAGGGGCCCGCAGCAGCAGGCAGAGGAAGAAGAATTCGAGCGCGGCGGCCGTGTAATTGGGGTGGCGCAGAAAACGGTACGGTCCCGAACGGATCACTGGGGCCCTCGGGACGACCACGATTCGCACGTTCCAGAAATCCCCCAACGTGGAAATGCACCAGTGGCGCAGGCCCGAAAGAAGCGCCAGCGAAACGAGACATACCGCGGTAAACACATCGAGCGGGACCCGCCAGGGGTAGGATTCAAGCAGTAGCGAAGCCAGGAACAGGGCGTGCAGCGCTGCCACGTAACGAAACGTTTCAGGGAAGAACTCCTTCCCCCCGATCGCTTCCAGCCGCCGTTGGTTTCTCCGGGATCGTCGCAGATCGAACAGCCTTTCCGCCGCCACGACTCCGAAGACCCAGAAGAAGGAATATTTCATGGATTGAGCGGCGATACGGATGACGCATGCGCGAGACGGCGGTCGGGATCGCGTGATTCCCGGAACGGCATGAATTACTCTCCCTTCACCTCCAATTTCCCTTCCATCCCTTTTTTCCTGTGGCTCATTCCGAGGAACGACTCGTCGCAGTAGAAGGTGTAAATGCCCGGCGAAAGCGGAGAAAGACGGATGACCGTTTCGCCTCCCTTTTTCAGCGGCTGGCGGGCGATCACGCCTCCGCCTGCGTTCTCGAGGACGAACGAATGGGGGATCACGGTAGCTTCGTTGCGGATCCGGAAGGCGATGTGCTTTCCCGCCGGTACGGTCATGCGCGAAGGCGTGAAGGAGTAGCTGTCCGCGAGGATATCGACTACCGTTTCTCCGGGCACCGGTTCCCCTGCTTCCTCCCGGACGGGCGCTCCAGCGCACCCGGCGGCTATCAGGACGGCGATCAATGCCAACCACTTTTTCATCGGAAGCCTCCATGGAATTGCCAAATTAAGATGCCGCGGAATATCGGCCGGTTCGGGTTGCGACGTTCTCCCGGCGGCGGCGCTTACCCGAGCTTTATGCAGAAGACCCCGAAGGCGATGAGAGCCGCACCGATCAGCCGGATCCGCCCGAACCGCTCCCGGAACAGGAAGATTCCCCCGAGAACGCCGATGATGGCGCTCGCCTGCCGCACGGAGGTGGCGTACGACACCTTCGACATCTGGAGCCCCATCCGGTACAAAATGAAGGAGGCGAAGAGGACGAGGCCCG
Protein-coding regions in this window:
- a CDS encoding cupredoxin domain-containing protein, giving the protein MKKWLALIAVLIAAGCAGAPVREEAGEPVPGETVVDILADSYSFTPSRMTVPAGKHIAFRIRNEATVIPHSFVLENAGGGVIARQPLKKGGETVIRLSPLSPGIYTFYCDESFLGMSHRKKGMEGKLEVKGE
- a CDS encoding isoprenylcysteine carboxyl methyltransferase — translated: MKYSFFWVFGVVAAERLFDLRRSRRNQRRLEAIGGKEFFPETFRYVAALHALFLASLLLESYPWRVPLDVFTAVCLVSLALLSGLRHWCISTLGDFWNVRIVVVPRAPVIRSGPYRFLRHPNYTAAALEFFFLCLLLRAPVTLAVFALPALAVLRQRIRLEEKALRENTDYSTAFP